A part of Planococcus sp. MB-3u-03 genomic DNA contains:
- a CDS encoding thiamine phosphate synthase, translating into MGTTNAGTKEPLELLEEALQGGITHFQLREKGRGALTGDALVEFAAKCKKLCSEYDVPLFINDDVELACTIEADGIHIGQDDMDCGSVRKRIGVSMALGVSVHSVKEANEALTCGATYLGMGPVFGTRTKAMPNRQRVLLKSLK; encoded by the coding sequence ATGGGTACGACAAACGCCGGTACTAAAGAGCCGCTCGAGCTGCTCGAAGAAGCGCTGCAAGGCGGCATCACCCATTTTCAGCTGCGCGAAAAAGGGCGCGGCGCATTGACGGGTGATGCGCTCGTGGAGTTCGCGGCAAAGTGCAAGAAGTTGTGCAGTGAATACGATGTCCCGCTATTCATCAATGACGATGTCGAACTGGCTTGCACAATCGAAGCGGACGGCATCCATATCGGCCAGGATGATATGGACTGCGGATCGGTGAGAAAACGAATCGGCGTATCGATGGCTCTTGGGGTTTCGGTGCATTCAGTCAAAGAAGCGAATGAAGCGCTGACGTGCGGCGCGACGTATCTCGGCATGGGACCGGTATTTGGCACGCGCACAAAAGCGATGCCAAACCGCCAGCGGGTGTTGCTGAAATCATTAAAGTGA
- the thiD gene encoding bifunctional hydroxymethylpyrimidine kinase/phosphomethylpyrimidine kinase, giving the protein MDAKPQVLTIAGSDSGGGAGIQADLKTFQELSVFGCSAVTAVTAQNTQGVHGIYPMDRQAVKEQLDAIGTDFDIRALKTGMLFDAGIIEETAQGIKRYGWNRLVIDPVMIAKGGASLLQQEAVEAIKTMLVPLAAIITPNIPEAEVLSGIDITDDASRRNAAEAILSLGAEAVVIKGGHSTDPDVAEDYYLDQQGKVILLRSERLQTEQTHGTGCTFSAALTAELGKGKPVEEALFTAKEFIQAALAYPLHIGHGHGPTHHAAYKESIEKEVVHLVRESSDLFSNGYDKRRY; this is encoded by the coding sequence ATGGACGCTAAACCCCAAGTATTGACGATTGCCGGATCTGATTCAGGCGGTGGAGCGGGGATACAAGCGGATTTGAAAACATTCCAGGAACTTAGCGTATTCGGCTGTTCGGCGGTAACGGCGGTGACCGCCCAAAACACGCAGGGCGTTCACGGCATTTATCCGATGGATCGACAAGCGGTCAAAGAACAGCTCGATGCAATTGGGACGGACTTCGATATCCGCGCGCTCAAGACCGGCATGCTGTTTGACGCCGGCATCATCGAAGAAACCGCACAAGGCATCAAACGCTACGGCTGGAACAGGCTCGTCATCGATCCCGTCATGATCGCAAAAGGCGGCGCTTCCTTGTTGCAGCAGGAAGCGGTCGAAGCAATTAAAACGATGCTCGTCCCGCTCGCTGCCATCATCACGCCAAATATCCCGGAAGCGGAAGTATTGAGCGGAATAGACATTACAGACGATGCATCACGCAGAAATGCGGCGGAAGCGATTTTATCGCTCGGTGCGGAAGCTGTGGTCATCAAAGGCGGCCATAGCACTGACCCTGACGTTGCGGAAGACTATTATCTGGATCAGCAAGGAAAGGTCATCTTACTACGCTCAGAGCGTCTCCAAACGGAACAGACACATGGCACGGGCTGCACGTTTTCAGCGGCGCTGACAGCTGAACTCGGCAAAGGCAAACCAGTGGAAGAAGCCTTGTTCACTGCCAAGGAATTCATCCAGGCAGCTCTTGCGTATCCGCTTCACATCGGGCATGGCCACGGCCCGACACATCATGCGGCGTACAAAGAATCTATCGAAAAGGAAGTGGTTCATCTTGTTCGGGAATCCAGCGATTTATTTTCTAATGGGTACGACAAACGCCGGTACTAA
- the thiM gene encoding hydroxyethylthiazole kinase, which translates to MLRELRARKPLIHCITNHVVSNFQANGLLALGVSPVMGDEQQEVAELTGHADALSLNIGTITERSLNSMLIAGRAAMEKGIPIVLDPVGAGATAYRLKAVKRLLTELDITLVRCNAGELAAIAGVDWQARGVDAGEGQGDLETIAKQVADEYRTLVAVTGMSDLVTDGERTEHITGGDPLMASVTGMGCLLSAVLAAFLTDEESDRFDAVAYGLQIYANAGSKASKIALNPGTFQMAFLDELSKRQEVVLYGR; encoded by the coding sequence ATGCTTAGGGAATTGCGCGCACGAAAACCCTTGATTCACTGCATCACTAATCACGTCGTCTCGAATTTTCAGGCAAACGGCTTGCTCGCGCTCGGCGTCTCGCCGGTCATGGGAGATGAACAACAGGAAGTCGCCGAGCTCACAGGACACGCCGATGCCTTATCGCTCAATATCGGCACGATCACGGAGCGCTCACTCAACAGCATGCTCATCGCGGGACGCGCCGCCATGGAAAAAGGCATCCCGATTGTGTTGGATCCGGTCGGTGCCGGCGCGACAGCTTATCGATTGAAAGCCGTGAAACGATTGCTGACAGAACTCGATATCACTTTAGTGCGCTGCAACGCAGGCGAACTCGCGGCCATTGCAGGAGTAGATTGGCAAGCGCGCGGCGTCGATGCCGGAGAAGGCCAAGGCGATTTGGAGACCATCGCTAAACAAGTGGCTGATGAATATCGAACACTTGTCGCCGTGACCGGAATGAGCGATCTGGTGACGGACGGAGAACGGACCGAGCACATCACAGGGGGCGATCCCTTGATGGCGTCGGTCACGGGGATGGGGTGTCTGCTCAGTGCTGTGCTTGCCGCATTCTTGACGGACGAAGAAAGCGATCGGTTCGATGCAGTTGCTTACGGCTTGCAGATTTACGCGAATGCAGGAAGCAAGGCATCGAAAATCGCCTTGAACCCGGGAACTTTCCAGATGGCTTTTCTGGACGAACTATCCAAACGACAGGAGGTGGTACTATATGGACGCTAA